A single window of Drosophila suzukii chromosome 3, CBGP_Dsuzu_IsoJpt1.0, whole genome shotgun sequence DNA harbors:
- the Ir67c gene encoding uncharacterized protein Ir67c, protein MCRLLIFIIIIWYTGRSTSWSASEVIHQLNKYQRLKLNIHLDCGEMELQFDQEVSKLLLNSSGKQNKLLGRFNEHALIIACFKETHGNQTLYGIKEILWGLQHLPIFYIVNGNMNFYFQQALSKGFLNVLALNLWNGKLYTYTPYPRVAIHEIEDITKFHVLTKFKNLQGQEVHISVETMTPRCFHYTNREGKKVYTGYMYKLIKTFIDTYNGTEKHVFGNVETIPYKKGLKALANGEIDMMPRIIHALDWNFFYRSHILYNIKTFIMVPWAEPLPKCLYFIRPFGNAVWITFIVSFIYASLVTWWIRHRDRENSSLSRNFLDVLQLLFQLPLTKKWHFNLGLNQVLTFIVLFVVGFIVINLYTAQLSSFLTTGLFKRQLNSFDDLFREKRTLLVESFDGGVLHNMIKAHIIQKEFENITLITSIEEVFKHRKSLNTTYVYEAYEDRIAFELYQQKYLRVPIFKTLKEVYDQRPVFVALRHGLPYVELFNNYLKRIWESGIWSKLERDSLFEGIASGEISFRKSMSWEKQVFDKEFYFFAYILLGVGWFVSTIVFLVERLRY, encoded by the coding sequence ATGTGTCGCTTGctaatttttataataattatctGGTACACAGGAAGGTCCACAAGTTGGTCAGCCAGCGAGGTTATACATCAGCTTAATAAATATCAGAGGTTGAAGCTTAATATTCACTTGGATTGCGGTGAAATGGAACTACAATTTGATCAGGAAGTGTCGAAATTATTACTAAATAGTTCTGGGAAGCAAAATAAACTATTGGGTAGATTTAACGAACATGCTTTGATAATTGCCTGTTTTAAAGAAACTCATGGTAACCAAACTTTATATGGAATAAAGGAAATACTCTGGGGATTGCAGCACTTACCCATATTTTATATTGTTAATGGCAACatgaatttttattttcaacaaGCTTTAAGCAAGGGTTTCCTTAATGTGCTAGCTCTAAATTTGTGGAATGGAAAGCTCTATACCTACACTCCCTATCCCAGAGTTGCAATTCATGAAATTGAGGATATTACAAAATTCCATGTCCtgacaaaatttaaaaatctgcAAGGACAGGAGGTTCACATTTCCGTGGAAACGATGACTCCTCGGTGTTTCCACTATACAAATCGTGAAGGTAAAAAAGTTTATACTGGTTATATGTACAAGTTGATCAAAACGTTTATTGATACCTACAATGGCACTGAAAAGCATGTATTTGGAAATGTGGAGACCATACCATATAAAAAGGGTTTAAAAGCACTAGCAAACGGTGAAATCGATATGATGCCCCGGATTATACATGCATTGGATTGGAATTTTTTCTACCGCAGTCATATCTTGTACAACATTAAAACCTTTATAATGGTTCCTTGGGCCGAACCCTTGCCAAAATGCCTATACTTCATACGACCTTTTGGTAATGCAGTTTGGATTACTTTTATTGTAAGCTTTATCTATGCCTCTTTGGTTACCTGGTGGATAAGACATAGAGATCGGGAGAACTCTTCCTTATCCCGGAATTTTCTGGATGTGCTCCAGCTGCTGTTTCAACTTCCTCTAACCAAAAAATGGCACTTCAATCTAGGATTGAATCAGGTACTCACTTTCATCGTCCTCTTCGTAGTTGGGTTTATTGTGATCAATCTATATACCGCCCAACTATCCAGTTTTTTAACAACTGGTTTATTTAAACGACAACTTAACAGCTTTGATGATCTATTCCGTGAAAAGCGTACATTGCTAGTGGAAAGTTTTGACGGTGGAGTACTACACAACATGATAAAGGCCCATATTATTCAAAAagaatttgaaaatataacatTAATTACCTCGATAGAGGAGGTCTTCAAACATCGCAAGAGCCTGAATACTACATATGTTTATGAGGCCTATGAGGATCGCATTGCATTTGAACTGTATCAGCAAAAGTATCTCCGGGTGCCGATATTCAAGACATTAAAGGAGGTCTACGACCAAAGGCCTGTTTTTGTGGCTCTTCGTCATGGATTGCCTTATGTGGAACTGTTTAACAATTACCTTAAGCGAATCTGGGAGTCGGGCATTTGGTCTAAGCTAGAGAGGGACTCGCTTTTTGAGGGAATTGCTAGTGGTGAAATCAGTTTTCGGAAATCAATGTCCTGGGAAAAACAGGTATTCGATAAGGAATTTTATTTCTTCGCCTATATTTTATTGGGAGTGGGATGGTTTGTCAGCACTATCGTTTTTTTGGTGGAGAGATTGAGATATTAA
- the Ir67b gene encoding uncharacterized protein Ir67b: MDLLYLNTLQSLSLFEGNRLGQSIQDLNNLYHVELNVFLEFGNGSDILAAARRPFIPSLWIKNTKTQLVMEGNYSSCTLTVLYLEDEYLHRGLNYLTNWLWKYHYLQVLIFYNGETYQKLTEIFSYCFGNGFVEILVIIPNSEGLYSFMPYQNTRILHFNNVKEFYDHSRKKTDFNGYNITSGLVTAGAPRSFSFRDRHNRLILSGYMLRMVLEFTNQFNGSVRLMDVVRVKDGLELLANRTIDFFPFLIRPLHKFAMTNILYLENCGLIVPSSRPLPNCLYLIRPFTFSTWITWLLTLIYCSLALRILTRGQISLSSAFMIIFRLVLYLSCGSELGTRPSHHRFLLFIILTTSGFILTNLYLAQLSSNLAAGLYEKQINTWEDLDETHEIWPLIDVDVTTMEQLIPDRKGLLKRIVRTSEANVDMYRRKLNTSCIHSGFFDRIEFVLHQQQFLRFPIFRKFPHILYQQPLQISAAFGRPYSELFNWFVRKIFESGIYLKMKDDVYRHGIQSDLLSFGFRDQHMEVKSNDVEYYYLIALLWLGGLTLATISFLIELLMGSTKIKIIIHFKTINYDRNAFLKDLKH; encoded by the coding sequence ATGGATTTGCTTTACCTCAACACGCTTCAGAGTCTTTCGCTGTTTGAAGGAAATCGTTTGGGTCAATCAATTCAGGATCTAAATAACTTGTACCATGTGGAACTGAATGTGTTTTTGGAGTTTGGAAATGGTTCTGATATCTTGGCAGCAGCCCGACGTCCTTTTATACCTTCTCTTTGgattaaaaatactaaaaccCAACTCGTTATGGAAGGAAACTACAGTAGTTGCACCCTTACTGTTTTGTATCTGGAAGATGAGTATCTGCATCGTGGTCTTAACTATCTTACAAACTGGCTATGGAAATATCATTACCTACAAGTACTAATATTTTATAACGGAGAAACGTATCAAAAATTAACAGAAATATTCAGCTATTGCTTTGGTAATGGTTTTGTTGAGATACTTGTAATCATTCCGAATTCGGAAGGACTTTATAGCTTTATGCCCTATCAGAATACGCGGATTTTGCACTTCAACAATGTCAAAGAGTTTTATGATCACTCTCGCAAAAAAACAGATTTTAATGGATATAATATTACCAGTGGACTTGTAACAGCGGGAGCTCCTCGTTCGTTTTCTTTCAGAGATCGTCATAACCGATTAATCCTATCGGGATATATGCTTCGGATGGTTCTTGAATTTACAAATCAATTTAATGGATCCGTTCGGCTGATGGATGTAGTACGTGTAAAGGATGGTCTAGAACTTTTGGCTAATCGCACTATAGACTTTTTTCCATTTCTAATCAGACCACTTCATAAGTTCGCAATGACAAATATTCTTTATCTGGAGAATTGTGGTCTTATAGTGCCCTCATCAAGGCCCTTGCCTAACTGCCTTTATTTGATCAGACCATTTACATTTAGCACCTGGATTACTTGGCTATTAACGTTGATATACTGCTCATTGGCTTTAAGGATTTTAACCAGAGGACAAATAAGCCTTAGTTCCGCTTTTATGATTATTTTTCGATTGGTATTGTATCTCTCATGTGGCAGTGAATTGGGAACTCGACCATCTCATCATCGTTTCTTGCTCTTCATAATATTAACAACTTCAGGATTTATATTAACCAATCTTTATCTGGCCCAACTTTCGAGTAATTTGGCTGCAGGACTTTacgaaaaacaaataaatacttGGGAGGACTTGGACGAAACACATGAAATCTGGCCCTTGATAGATGTTGATGTGACAACTATGGAACAATTAATTCCCGATCGAAAGGGACTACTGAAACGCATAGTTCGCACATCAGAGGCAAATGTAGATATGTATCGTAGGAAGCTAAATACGAGCTGTATTCACTCAGGATTTTTTGATCGCATTGAGTTTGTTCTTCACCAACAGCAATTTCTAAGATTTCCTATTTTCCGGAAATTTCCGCATATCCTATACCAGCAACCTCTTCAAATTTCGGCTGCATTTGGTCGTCCTTACTCAGAGTTGTTCAATTGGTTTGTGAGAAAAATATTCGAAAGCGGGATTTATTTGAAAATGAAGGACGATGTCTATCGACATGGAATTCAAAGTGACTTATTGAGTTTCGGATTTCGTGATCAGCATATGGAAGTGAAATCTAATGATGTGGAATATTATTACCTAATTGCTTTATTGTGGTTGGGTGGTTTGACTTTGGCCACCATTTCATTTCTCATTGAATTGCTTATGGGATctactaaaataaaaataattatacattttaagaCGATCAATTATGATAGAAATGCATTTTTAAAAGATCTAAAACACTAA